The following coding sequences lie in one Deltaproteobacteria bacterium genomic window:
- a CDS encoding ATP-binding cassette domain-containing protein, producing MLELREVTVRRGERVILDAINLIVRPGDHLVLTGPSGSGKSTLLKVA from the coding sequence ATGCTGGAACTGCGAGAGGTGACCGTACGCCGGGGCGAACGAGTCATTTTGGACGCGATCAATCTGATCGTGCGTCCGGGAGACCATCTGGTGCTGACCGGTCCGTCCGGGAGCGGAAAATCCACGCTGCTCAAGGTCGCC